The Paenibacillus sp. RUD330 genome has a segment encoding these proteins:
- the thpR gene encoding RNA 2',3'-cyclic phosphodiesterase, giving the protein MYQTTLTKPARDGQRVFVAVPLPGPLKDRIGAWSDELRTVYPFRKWTDAADLHITLQFIGDTPPERVSELRSALAAAMQSGRLRPFVLSLSGTGTFGIPESPKVFWAGIGGDREELQQARSIVAEAASVLGYKAEERAYSPHLTLARNYRGTEPFRMPQLRLHSAASVAGSSGGTEVRATDDFAASLSWTVDEIVLYRTHMHRLPMYETVARFPFG; this is encoded by the coding sequence TTGTATCAGACTACTTTAACGAAACCTGCCCGCGACGGACAGCGCGTTTTTGTCGCCGTTCCTCTGCCGGGTCCCTTGAAAGACCGGATCGGAGCTTGGTCGGATGAGCTGCGCACCGTCTATCCGTTCCGAAAATGGACGGATGCTGCAGATCTGCATATCACGCTTCAATTCATCGGCGATACGCCGCCGGAGCGTGTATCGGAGCTCCGTTCCGCACTCGCGGCGGCGATGCAGTCCGGACGGCTCCGGCCGTTCGTCTTGAGCTTGAGCGGCACGGGCACCTTCGGCATTCCCGAGTCGCCGAAAGTGTTCTGGGCAGGAATCGGCGGCGACAGGGAAGAGTTGCAGCAAGCAAGGAGCATCGTCGCGGAAGCGGCCTCTGTCCTTGGATACAAGGCCGAAGAGCGGGCTTACAGCCCCCATCTTACGCTCGCCCGGAACTACCGGGGAACGGAGCCGTTTCGGATGCCCCAGCTGCGTCTGCATTCGGCAGCTTCAGTTGCCGGGAGCTCCGGAGGGACGGAAGTCCGGGCAACGGACGACTTCGCAGCATCGTTGTCCTGGACCGTCGATGAAATCGTCTTGTACCGGACGCATATGCATCGGCTGCCTATGTACGAAACCGTGGCCCGCTTTCCATTCGGATAA
- a CDS encoding ABC transporter substrate-binding protein, translating into MIETERYLILYDKYSTGSPLGTPIEVALEELAEALRCTTRNVKLILKKLEDDHCLGWLPGRGRGHRSRLVFKQDRDRLLLEACKTEASQGNYRIALELVNRFGNGTSAKDEFMGWLGGSFGVRKETVEGQVCCDTLRFPVYRNVYTLDPAEVEFAFDSHLIHHIFDGLVAYDESSERIVPGLAHAWNVNSEGTEWTFYLRKGVHFHDGRELTSQDALFTFERLRQSRSSNAWLMRNVASIEALGRRTIRFRLAKPNRIFDRFLSSSIASVLPAGFSAMDESSYWRLPAGTGAFRLESRTPQKIVLTANESYYAERPYLDRVEILVFAEEMEQPSTIGLPDIMPLAMDSGVHPPPQEDWQSLARLYNGCTMLTWNGKRDGWVRSGDLRKAVRLMLDPVAMQAELGGERAMPAYRLRPQDSVNHLPRTAPESEVRGLMARSGYDGTPLRLLAHEKYRKDSKWIASRLGKFGINVELVVADWMQLVDEAIIAGADMALSGMFLSDEYVCEIDMYEHGGGIVSLYTDDQKGWMLERIDAALASYSEEERYSHLRAVELRLLEESRIVFLHHRRLNTFVHPTIRGAAFNARGWIDFKRIWLEEQ; encoded by the coding sequence ATGATTGAAACCGAGCGCTACCTCATTCTCTACGATAAGTATTCGACAGGAAGCCCCCTCGGGACGCCGATCGAGGTTGCCCTTGAAGAGCTGGCCGAAGCGCTGCGCTGCACGACAAGAAACGTGAAGCTCATCCTGAAAAAACTCGAGGACGACCACTGCTTGGGCTGGCTTCCCGGCAGAGGCAGAGGCCATCGTTCCCGCCTTGTCTTCAAGCAGGACCGGGATCGCTTGCTGCTCGAAGCATGCAAGACGGAGGCCAGTCAAGGCAATTATCGGATCGCTCTCGAGCTGGTGAACCGGTTCGGGAACGGGACGTCTGCCAAGGACGAGTTCATGGGCTGGCTGGGCGGCAGCTTCGGGGTCCGCAAGGAAACGGTTGAAGGCCAAGTCTGCTGCGATACGCTCCGATTCCCCGTCTATCGGAATGTATATACGCTCGATCCCGCCGAAGTTGAATTCGCCTTCGATTCCCATCTCATCCATCACATTTTCGATGGTCTTGTCGCCTACGACGAATCGAGCGAGCGTATCGTACCCGGACTCGCGCATGCTTGGAATGTCAATTCGGAAGGGACGGAATGGACCTTCTATCTGCGCAAGGGCGTCCACTTCCACGACGGAAGGGAGCTGACTTCGCAGGATGCGCTCTTCACTTTTGAACGTCTGCGGCAATCCCGATCGTCGAACGCCTGGCTGATGAGGAATGTCGCTTCCATCGAGGCGCTGGGGCGGCGCACCATCCGGTTCCGCCTGGCCAAGCCGAATCGGATTTTCGACCGTTTTTTGAGTTCTTCGATCGCGTCCGTGCTGCCCGCCGGCTTCAGTGCGATGGACGAATCCTCCTATTGGAGGCTGCCGGCCGGGACGGGAGCATTCCGATTGGAATCCCGAACTCCGCAGAAAATCGTTCTGACCGCGAACGAGTCCTATTACGCGGAGCGGCCTTATCTGGACCGCGTCGAAATTCTTGTTTTTGCCGAGGAGATGGAGCAGCCCTCCACGATCGGCTTGCCGGACATAATGCCGCTGGCAATGGATTCCGGGGTCCATCCGCCGCCTCAAGAAGACTGGCAGTCTCTGGCGCGCCTGTACAATGGCTGCACCATGCTGACCTGGAACGGAAAGCGGGACGGATGGGTGCGGAGCGGCGACCTCCGCAAGGCTGTCCGCCTCATGCTGGATCCCGTCGCGATGCAGGCGGAGCTTGGCGGAGAGCGGGCGATGCCTGCTTACCGTCTTCGTCCCCAGGACAGCGTGAACCACCTGCCGAGAACGGCTCCGGAATCCGAAGTGCGGGGGCTGATGGCACGCTCCGGCTACGATGGAACGCCGCTGAGACTGCTGGCTCATGAGAAGTATCGGAAAGACAGCAAATGGATCGCCTCGCGGCTGGGGAAATTCGGAATCAACGTGGAGCTGGTCGTCGCCGACTGGATGCAGCTGGTCGACGAGGCGATCATTGCCGGGGCCGACATGGCGCTCTCCGGCATGTTCCTCTCCGACGAATATGTGTGCGAGATCGACATGTATGAGCATGGAGGAGGCATCGTAAGCCTGTATACGGATGACCAGAAGGGCTGGATGCTGGAGCGGATCGATGCCGCGCTTGCTTCTTACAGCGAGGAGGAGCGGTACAGCCATCTGCGCGCGGTCGAGCTCCGTCTGCTGGAGGAGTCCCGCATCGTCTTCCTCCATCACAGGAGGCTGAATACGTTCGTTCACCCGACTATCCGGGGGGCGGCCTTCAATGCCAGAGGCTGGATCGACTTCAAGCGGATCTGGCTGGAGGAACAATAG